The Aspergillus luchuensis IFO 4308 DNA, chromosome 6, nearly complete sequence genome segment ACGTTGGTCTTCGAGAGATATGATGTCACACTGTACTTGGTTAGGAGGTTTTGCTAACAGCGAACAGCCGGGGGACATACGATTCGATCACTGTGTCCAACACCTGGCTGCCTCCTATATGCTGTTAGCAATTCCCCGTTTTCGATACTGGTGGGTAGGATGTAACCGACCTGCATTGTCCAGGAAAATCTGCTCCTGATTCAAGGCGGGGAAGCGGGAACGAGCCTGTGAGATGTTGAAAGACATGTTGAGTGGTACAGTTGGTAGGTGATGCAGTTGAACAAAATTGATGTTGTATGGGATGAACCGAGATGCCTCGTGGCAGCCTGAGGGGAATGGCAGCGAGAGGGGTAAACTGGCATCTCCACTCGCCCCATTCTTAGCTTTATCGCAACTTCGGGCGCGTCCGAGTACTCAGCAACATCCGATCTAGTAAGGGATGAATCTTTGAACCATCTGATTCCTCTCTGCTGCCTGCTAACAAACATGTTTATAGATTGCAGCACTCCTGGAAACGGAGACTACGCAAGCGGCACAATCACACCCAAGATGAAGCAGAATAAAGACAAGTCCCCAATTTGCAAACCAAGAAACTCGATGAATCATTATGTCTAATACAAAACCGCCTGGTAGCTCGCTTTATTCGCATACCGCAGCGAGCCAATCTCACATTCCATGCACCCTGAACCACGGTTCGATCGCAGAAGCTGTCGGTTGAGCCAGTGCCTGACGTCAGGTGGGAGGCCTCTTACTTTGCGTGATACTATAACCACTTATCAGACAAAAATGGCATCCTCTCGAGCACCCCGCTATTCATGTCTTATCGAATCTGGGCAGATAGTCTGTTCGGCGACGCATCCAATAGTAGGGCGGTGGCTATCGCAGCAGGGATGCTTATCATGCATCAGCTTATCTGGCTGGACCTAATGGGCTGCAGATCGTGATTGTCAGCCTGcagctttctttctccagcaTTTAGACAGCGCAGCTTGTGCGACCGTATCCCTTACATCGATCTACcatattgctttttcgcTCCCGCGCCTCTGTAGCGGATGACTTGAACCCCTATCCACTTCATCTACCGCATCTCGGCGGCACCATACCTAATCATGAAGTTTAGACGGCCTCAGCTTCGAGTGCCGCAGTCGCGCTCTGCTTTTGCGGATGGAAGTGCTCGCTGGACCAATCTCGATCTCGATCCGGTTCCTTTTCATCGTCGACAATGGGGACCGCTCAGCTTCATCTGTACGTCGTCTCCTTCGTTTGTCTTGCCGTGCTGACGGATGTACAGCGTATTGGGTCTCCGACGCCTTTAATGCAGCTACATGGCAGTTTGCTAGCAGTATAATAGCAGTCGGACTTAGCTGGCGCGAATCACTCATAATCGTCGCGATTTCGTTCTTCATCATGTCTTTCGTCATCGCGGGCAACGGTGCTGTCGGTGCGATCTATCACATTCCGTTCCCGGTGATCTCACGGGCTAGCTGGGGATTCTGGGGATCATACGTCGCCATTGTCTCTCGGGTTATTTTGGCGCTGTTTTGGTTCGCAATTCAGAACGTCAACGGCGGCAACGCCGTGCGTGCCATGATTGGAGCTATCTGGCCTAGCTTCTTGAGGGTCAAGAACGAGATTCCTGAGGATCAGGGCATTACAACCAATGGCATGGTCGGATACTTTATCTTCTGGCTGTTTCAACTTCCGTTTCTCTGCATCCACCCGAACAAAGTGCGGTGGCTGTTTGTGGTCAAGTCCGTGCTTGTGCCGATCGCATGGATTGCGATTTTGATCTGGGCGTTCGTggcagagggaggaggggcaaTGTTCGAGCAGAAAGCGACTGTCTCGGGGTCACAGTACAGCTGGGTGTTTTTGGCGAGTATGACATCGGTCCTGGGGAACTATGCCACTCTTAGTGTGAATCAGTCCGACTTTTCTCGATACTCGCGTGTTACGGCAAAGTGGCAGCTTCTCTACGTCCCTATGCTGCCTATCGTGTTTACATTCATCTCGTTCATCGGCATTGCCGCCTCCTCAGCTGGCTACGCCAGATATGGCGGATCAGTCCCATGGGACCCAATCGAGCTAATCAGCCACTGGTCCAGCCGGGCATGTCGCTTTTTCGCAGCATTCTCATTCGCTCTGGCTTCTCTGGGTGTCAACATCTCCGCCAACTCGATCTCGGCAGCCAACGATCTGATGGCCCTGTTTCCAGGACACGTCAATTTGCGCCGAGGCCAGATCATCTGCGGTATTTTATCATGGGCTCTAGTGCCATGGAAGATCCTTGAGTCGGCGGACAGCTTCCTGAACTTCATGTCAGCGTATGCCATCTTCCTGGGACCGATCGCGGCTATCATGCTGTGGGACTTTTGGCTGCTGAAGCATGGAAAGTACGATACCCTGGCTCTGTACCAGCCAAACAACCCGGTGTATCGATACTCGAAATGGGGCGTGAACTGGCGCGCCATTGTGGCGTTTATTGTCGGTGTTGTGCCGAGTCTGCCAGGGCTGATCAACTCTGTCAATAGCAGTATCTCGGTTGGCGTGGGTATCCACCCGTATCAATTCGGATGGCTGCTGGGATTTGTGGGGACCAGCGTAGTGTATGTCGGGTTATCGTGGGTGTTTCCTGCCCGACATGCTATTATCGACAGGGCCGTGATGGCCGAAGAAATCTACGATGGACGCGAAGTTGACGGAGAATCCGAAGAAAAGTTGGACAACATGGACGAGAAGGCCAAAGTATAATACTTTTTGAAGCATATAGCCAGCAATATAACAAATCTATAACAATGCACCCATAACACACGTTTTAACAACAGAACCCATTACCAAACGCCGTAGCAACACAAGATAACACAACATGAAACAGCAAATCAGCTAAACCTCCCAATCCACCCCTCTGGCCTCCTTCAACACCTTACTCACAGCGGACGAAGCGCGCCCAACCTCCCCGCCATCCTGCCTCGCACTCTCCAACCCACGCTCAACCGGAACCAAAAACCGACCCTTAAACACCCGgaacctctcctccctcgtctCATacatctccccttcctcatctcTCGGCGCCCCAAACAAATTCAAATACACATACGGCTGCGCCGACTTGGGCACCATATGCACATCCGTCTGCACAATCGGGaacccaccaacaccagTCCCATTCCCACtctcaccctcaccatccacctccatctcatcatcatcctccccaatcCCAGCCTCCAAAAACTCCGCCAACACGCCCAAAACCTTCACCATGGGCTTCCCCTTCGCGCCGGCCTTCCCAAACGCAGCCCGATTACTCGACCACTTCGAGCTCTCCTCGGTATGCCACCCCAGCACAGAGAGGAAGCAATTCAGCGTCTTGATCCATCCGCCCGCGCACGACACCACGGCCTCTCCGGCAATCTCCACCAGCCAGGAGAGGACGTCCACGGCCGTGACGCGGATGTCGGCGGCCAGATGCGTCATGCCGGCGCGCACGTACGGCATGAGGCTGGCGACGTGGTCTTCCACGTCGCTTGGGGGCAAGGTGCggaggagcttgaggagcTGGGTGCGCACGGTTGTGCTGGCGTCCAGGATtaggggggagagggtggggaggagggtgctTACGGGGAtagggaggggttgggatgtGGGGGCGGAGGTGAGGTGGGTGGTTAGGTGCGCGAGGGAATCGCGGCGCTGAGTGTCGGATTTGGAGTTTAGGAGGGAGACGTGGTGGGTGAATtggtgggtggtgctgggggcGTGCAGGGTGAGGGATTGTTGGGTTAGGGTTATACCTATACCATACCTTTATTAAAAAGGATATCATCACGGGTGGAAAGGGTGTAAGTGGGGAAGGGAAGTTACTTTTGGATTTGAAGCTCGTGTCGGTGAAATTGTCTGGTTTGGCTTTGGCTTTGCCGACTTTGAGCTTGGGTTTCTGGTGATGGTTAGttatgttggttggttggtgggtaTGAGAAGGGGGGGGGTTATGGATGGGGTTTACCTGGaaatccttctgcttctccttcttctttttggagctggagcccATGGTTACAATGTATAGATCTCTGTGTGTTTCTGGGTAGGAAAGGTGTGTATATGTTGGATATGGGGTGATTGGGGCGTGGTTGCTGGTTCATGTTGTTGTATGAATGCGAGGAATTTTTATATGGTCACGTGTGTCATGTGATTCGGTGGATGTTATTGGTCAATGCATAGCTACACACCAGCTTATAGACAAGATATAATCTGATATTCTATATGTAGTAGGAAGCAACACTGCTGATGATTCAACTACGGCTATGTTGACCATTTACACTACATGTCAATACTCTACATTATGACATGGTACTGATCCTCACCTGCACCTTCCTACTACAAACACGAACACAGCACAACACACCACAGCACAACACACCTCTACACCACACTCACTCTACTATACTACCACTATCCTCACCATAACCACACTCACTATCAGATTAACAAAGACCAGCCCATCCACCTACCActactcctccccccaacaacccaaaccctcaccctcctgtCGACACTCTACCCACATCCACGAACACATGGCCCCAGAAACATCCTTCACCCagtacctacctacctccGTCTCAATCAACTGGGTATAAACTCCATCACGAGATATATTTCGGTTTCTATGAGGATACACCCATAAGGAATGGGTACATGGTattaactagtatatattatatactactatcctGACTCGCTAGATAAGTGTATGTATATCATTACTAACAATAACTAAGTAACTTAACTTAATTGAATGAATTATCTACTAGATACTCGGTCTGTCTATCGGCAGTCATACCTATATTCCATGGCTATATCCTCCACGGCGGGGGAAAATCTGGTATGTTTCCACTATCTTTCATCTTTCTGTCTTAGGTAGAATGCTAATGAAGATGCAATGGTAGATACGTTTCCCTGAGCGGTGGTATACTTCTCTCTGGTGTGGTGCAGGCTGTACGGTTTTGGTTAATGACTATGGAATCAAaaagatgaatgaatgagaaaTGTCAGTTCAATTGAACCATCCTTAGACTACCTAGCTATTCATAATCAcaatcaatcacaatcacaatcaaAGCAGAATAAAATCACTCTAAACAAGGAGATGCGCACTTCTGCCCGGTCCGAATTctgaaacaaacaaacataacacaatgaaataaaataaaaatcatcAAGAaatcaacaacagcagcacaGCAGAATGGACCGGACAGACGCGATTGTATCAAGCAAAAACACACAATAAAATCCTCCCGCTCATCCATCCCCTTCATTAGACATGTACTAAGCATCCCCAAGAACCGAAATCGCATCACTCATTAGACCTGCCGCCAGCCAGCGCAGACCATTACCTTGCATATTACCAACTCCTGCTCGTCTAGCGAGAACTCCTTTGCTGCGCGGTCATGTCTATCGTGGAACATcagaaacaagaaaagatTCATCCCGTGAAACTTGTCTGCAAAGTTTACAGACTCATAGTCAGCCACTCCCATTCTTGGCTGGCTCCTTGCCCGCCCGCAATACTGTGGTTGGCCGGGTTGGCTGCCGCCGGGGGCATCGCCGGCGCCAGAGGCACCACCTTGGACCGTCCGCTCGCCGTGCTCGACTTGCTGGCTTCGTCGCCGCCCGCCTCCGCGTCCGTGGCCTTTTCCAGCCGACGCTGACGCTTCGGCGCCATCTGCACAGACGAGGTTCCCCGACTCTGCCCGGGAGAACTCGTCGTCGGGTTCGCCTTCGGAGGCGCCGCCGCGATGGGGACCATGCCTGCGGCTCTGCCCGACGTACTACCACCCGGCACCGCGGGCGGCGACTCCGACGACGTCGCACCACTCTGCGCCCGGCTCGA includes the following:
- a CDS encoding nucleobase cation symporter-1 family protein (COG:F,H;~EggNog:ENOG410PI1W;~InterPro:IPR038271,IPR001248;~PFAM:PF02133;~TransMembrane:12 (i45-69o75-99i111-133o171-187i194-215o235-253i273-295o315-339i360-378o384-404i434-454o474-492i);~go_component: GO:0016020 - membrane [Evidence IEA];~go_function: GO:0022857 - transmembrane transporter activity [Evidence IEA];~go_process: GO:0055085 - transmembrane transport [Evidence IEA]), with the translated sequence MKFRRPQLRVPQSRSAFADGSARWTNLDLDPVPFHRRQWGPLSFISYWVSDAFNAATWQFASSIIAVGLSWRESLIIVAISFFIMSFVIAGNGAVGAIYHIPFPVISRASWGFWGSYVAIVSRVILALFWFAIQNVNGGNAVRAMIGAIWPSFLRVKNEIPEDQGITTNGMVGYFIFWLFQLPFLCIHPNKVRWLFVVKSVLVPIAWIAILIWAFVAEGGGAMFEQKATVSGSQYSWVFLASMTSVLGNYATLSVNQSDFSRYSRVTAKWQLLYVPMLPIVFTFISFIGIAASSAGYARYGGSVPWDPIELISHWSSRACRFFAAFSFALASLGVNISANSISAANDLMALFPGHVNLRRGQIICGILSWALVPWKILESADSFLNFMSAYAIFLGPIAAIMLWDFWLLKHGKYDTLALYQPNNPVYRYSKWGVNWRAIVAFIVGVVPSLPGLINSVNSSISVGVGIHPYQFGWLLGFVGTSVVYVGLSWVFPARHAIIDRAVMAEEIYDGREVDGESEEKLDNMDEKAKV
- the IPI1 gene encoding IPI1/TEX10 family protein (COG:S;~EggNog:ENOG410PJ2X;~InterPro:IPR024679,IPR016024,IPR037947;~PFAM:PF12333), with the protein product MGSSSKKKKEKQKDFQKPKLKVGKAKAKPDNFTDTSFKSKSITLTQQSLTLHAPSTTHQFTHHVSLLNSKSDTQRRDSLAHLTTHLTSAPTSQPLPIPVSTLLPTLSPLILDASTTVRTQLLKLLRTLPPSDVEDHVASLMPYVRAGMTHLAADIRVTAVDVLSWLVEIAGEAVVSCAGGWIKTLNCFLSVLGWHTEESSKWSSNRAAFGKAGAKGKPMVKVLGVLAEFLEAGIGEDDDEMEVDGEGESGNGTGVGGFPIVQTDVHMVPKSAQPYVYLNLFGAPRDEEGEMYETREERFRVFKGRFLVPVERGLESARQDGGEVGRASSAVSKVLKEARGVDWEV